The Streptomyces halobius genomic interval GCGGGCGTCCTCCAGGAGCCTCTTGGCGAAGCCCTCGCTGGTGAGGCCGTCGGGGGCGCGGACGAGGCAGTAGAAGGTGGCGCGCGGTCGCAGCACCTCAAGGCCGGCCGCTTCGAGACCGTCGCACAGCAGACGCATACGTTCCCGGTAGACGGCCCGCAGCCGGTCCGGGTATCCGGTGGTGTCGGTGAGCGCGGCGACGGCAGCCTGCTGGATGGCGCCGAAGGTGCCCGAGTCGGTGTGGGTCTTGGCCGTACGCAGGGCATCCACGGCCTCCGCGTTGCCGGTCGCGAATCCGACGCGCCAGCCCGGCATGTTGTAAGCCTTGGACAGCGAGTGGAATTCGATGCCGCAACGCATCGCTCCGGGCGAGGTGAGAAAGGAGGGCGGAGGCTCGGTGTCGTAGTAGATCTCGGCGTAGGCGGCGTCGGACGCCACGAGGATGTTGTGCTCCAACGCGAAGCGCGCGAGGTCGTCGTAGAAGCCGGTGTTAGCCAGTGCGGCGGTGGGGTTGTTGGGGTAGCAGATCCAGAACACCTTGGCACGTCGGGCGACTTGGCGCGGGATCGCGTCGAGGTCCGGCAGGAAGCCGTTCTCCTCGCGCAGGGGTACGCGCACCACTTCGCCACCACAGAAGCGGGCCCAGGTCGCGTAGACGGGATAGGCCGGGTCGGGTACGAGGACGACATCGCCCGGCTCGACGAAGGCGAGCGCGAGGTGCGCCATGGCTTCCTTGCTGCCGAGGGTGACGACGACTTCGGTTGCGGGGTCGGCCTTCAGGCCGTAGCGGCGCTCAAGAAAACCCGTCGCGGCCTCGCGTAGCGCGCCGGTGCCCTGGTACGGCGGATAGCGGTGTAACTCGGGTTGCCGGACGGCCTGTTGCATGGCGGCGACGATATGCGGCGGTGTGGGCAGGTCGCAGTCGCCGACGCCGAGGGGGATGGGGGCCAGTCCGGCTTGGTCCGCGAGCGCGCGAGTGTGGTCGATGAACGAGAAGAGGTAGTCCTCGGTCGGCTCCAGACGCCTGGCGCGGCGTATCACGTAGTGATTCCTCCCTGTCCACGGACATTGCCGGGGCTGTGCTGTGTCGGCGGTGTGTGATTTGCTGGCGCTTATCGCAAAGTTGCTCGACGAGTGTGCTGGTACGCGAGATGCTCCGGCTGTCACGGGCGATGCGGCGTGTGGAAGTTGTTGCTTTCGTGCACCCGAAGAACTGCCTTTCCGCTTTCGTGACGGAACCGTCGCTCTCCGTGTAAGCGAGGGGTTAGGGTCGGCATGCGAAAGGGCCCTGAGGTGGCGTCCAACCTTCCCACAGGGCCCTTCCGTTCATCTGCGACCACGAAGCAAGGAGAACCACATGCCCCTTGGCCCGCGCCCTGCCGGTCCGCTGCTTGCAGCGCTGGCCAGCGAGTTCGAAGTTAGCATGCGCTCTCTGGACCGGTGGCAAACATCAGCCGTTGTCGACATGACTGTCAGCTTCGGTGCCGGGGTGTCCATCGCCGCGGCTTCGCCGGGCGTCGTGATGATCTACGGCCCCGAGGTCGTGCCCCTCGTGGCACCGGCGGCATCGCTCGCTCTCGCGGCGAACCGCTCCCACCTCCGTTGTCGCGCGGTGCGCCGACGGTAGTCGGCGCCGGGACCCGGCCTGCGCAGCCGCCCTGTAGGCGCGGACGGCCGGGCTCCGGCCCTCCTCCCGCCGCACCACAGCCGGTGCGGCCCCGCACGGTTTCGTCGCACCGGATGCCAGGAGCGCCGGCCCTCGCGTGACGAAAGCCACCGTGCGTGTGACACCGCGCCAGTTGTTCACGCAAACCTGTTCGCCCACACGGAACTTCGATGACGAAGAGCACTCCGCAGATCACGTGCGGCCATTGCCGCCGCACTTTTCAACGACCCAAGCCCACCGGTCGCACGCCCCGGTACTGCAGCGCCAAATGCCGTAGCGCCTCCTACCGCGACCGCACCGCCACCCCGGCCCGGCCCCGCAGCTACGACGACGATGTCGTGCGCATCAGCCGAGCCCTGCTGACGAAAGCCCAAGTCCTGGACCACCTCGCGCACAACCAGGTGCAGGCCCTGCCCCTGGAAGCTGTCGAGCAGTGCGTCGCCCTGCAGCGCGACCTCTGCGATGTCACGGCCGTCGCCATCCGCCAGGCCCTGTCCAACGGCGCCCTCTGGCCGCAGATCGCCAGGGCCATGAACAGCTCGGCGAGCACCCTCAAGGTCAGCTACTCCGAAGAGAAGGTCGACAAGATACTGGCGAAACGCGCGGACCGGGGCCCCGCCCGGCCGCGGAGGCCGGCCGGCCTCCACGACGGCCGGCGCCCGCGCATCCTGTCGCAGACGAGCTGCTGGCTGCCCGGCCAGCCCGGCTACCCCTTGACCCGTGCCCTGTCCTACCTGGGCCGCACCGGCGGAAAACCGACCGTGCGTGACCTGGCCGTCAGCACGGGCGTCTCGACGTCGTACATCTACCGGATCATGTCGGGGGAGCGCACACCCACCTGGGAGGTCGCCGCGGGATTCGCCCGAGCCTGCGACGCCGACCCGGACGACCTGACCTTCCTGTGGAACACCGCCCATGAACTTCCGTTGCTTCCCCCGTCCGGACAGACGTACCGGCAGGCCGTCCACGCGCTGCAGGCCGCGCTGCGCGGCCTGCGCCTGGCCGCTGCCTGCCCCGAGATACCCACTCTCCTGCGACCCGGCACGGCGCCGCTGACCGTCGGCGCCGCCACCGCCTTGCTGTCCGCGCACCCCCCCGCCGCCGGATTTCTGCGCTGGCCCGTGGTCAGGGCGCTTGCCGTGGCCCTGCACGGCGAGCCGGACGCGATCCGGCCGCTGTGGGAGCGCGTTCACGCACTCGCCGGGACGGCCGACGACGCCGAACGGGGCCGCTCGTGGCCGGCCGAGGCATTCGGCTGACCTCATGGATCGCGCCGCCCGGATGACCGACCGCCCGAGCTCCACACCGATTTCCCCCGGGGGAAACATGCCGTCCGCACCCTCCGCCGCCGTTGGCACCACGCCGCACCACACCCCCGTGCGACCGACGCCCGGCGTGGCGGCCATCACCGTGGTCCTGCCCGCCGACTTCACCGCCTTCTGCCAACTCCACCACGACGTCTACCAGCACTACGCCCACCAACTGGTCGCCGATCACGACACCGCGGTCCGAGCCGTCCAGCACGCTCTCGGCGACCTCGCCGCGTCCTGGACACAAGCCCTCGCCGGCCACCACACCACGGCCATAGCCTGGGCCTCCCTCACCCGCCGGATCCACCATGCCGCCCGCACGTCCTGCGGCACCCCCGCCGGCGCGCTCTACCACCTCGTCCCGGCCGCCGAAGCCGACGCCGCCGTCCTGCACCACCTCATCGGCCTCAGCATCACCGGAACCGCTGACACCCTCGGCACTGAACCCACCACCGTCACATCGCTCTTACAGACCTTCGAGAGGCGCCTCAATGACACTGCTGCCACCTCGCTGCGCGCTTGCTGGACGGCCGCCAACTCCCGCTAGGCGGCGGGCCGATCGGCATCCCTTTTCGGCGGCAAGCGGGTTGAGACCGGCAGTCCTCAGGGGTTCGCGCAGCGGGCTGCAGGGCCCTGCAGCCCGCACTCGGTGGCGTACGGCCGTCCGGCGGGGCGGTACCCCACCGCTCACGCAACGCCTCACAGCCGATCGGCGTCCGCGACACCTATCAGCGGGTGGTTCGGCGCCGTCCCCGTCAGCGCCCTCTCGGCCCAACTCCGCCAGTAGTCATGCACATTCTCCAGGTTCCACGCACGCAGCCGGCCCGGTTCGGGGTCAACTCCAATCTTGTCCGGGGCGGGGCCACGCACCGGATGCCGCGCTCCAGCAGCACCGTCCACGACCGGATCCTCCTGCCTGCCAGGGCCGCCACCCGCCACCCTCAGGAACTGAAAGTACTGGAGCTCTTACACATGGTCGCCAGGCGTATGGGGTTCAAGATCCGGCGCACGGAGAGGCGTTCACGCTCACCTCGTGGCGGCACGAGGGGAAACTGTCCGGCGATGCGCATCGATGCGAGCCACCCCGCGCCACCCCCGACCCACTCTCCTTTGTATTCTCGGCGGGGGTCCCGGATCCCCGTGGCAAGCGACCCCTGTGAGAGGAACCACCCATGACCATCGTGCTGAGCTCCGACGCCCTGGCCGGGCTTCTCGACCGGGCCCGGCGGGACTACGAGGAGCTGGCGGCGCGAGGTCTCAAGCTCGACCTCACCCGGGGCAAGCCGGCGCCCGAGCAGCTCGACCTCTCCGGGGACCTGCTGACCCTGCCGGGCGGGCGGCACACCGCCGCCGATGGCGCGGACGTGCGCAACTACGGTGGCCTGCAGGGCCTGCCGGAGCTCCGCGAGATCTTCGCCGGGCTGCTGCAGGTACCGGCCGGGCAGCTCCTCGCGGCCGGTAACTCCAGCCTGGAGCTGATGCACGACTGCCTGGTCCACGCCCTCCTGAGCGTGCTGCCGGGCGCCGAAGCCCGCTGGGCCGACCAGGGCCGGGTCGTGTTCCTGTGCCCAGTGCCCGGCTACGACCGGCACTTCGCGCTCTGCGAGCGGTTCGGCATCGAGATGATCCCGGTCCCGATGACCGAGGCCGGCCCGGACATGGACGTCGTGGAGCGCCTCGTGGCCGAGGACCCCGCCGTCAAGGGCATCTGGTGCGTCCCGAAGTACAGCAACCCGTCCGGCGTCAGCTACAGCGACGAGACGGTGGCGCGCCTGGCCCGCATGGAGACGGCCGCCCCGGACTTCCGGATCTTCTGGGACAACGCCTACGCCGCCCACCACCTCACCGACGAGCCCGTGCAGATCGCCGACCTCCTCGCCGCGTGCACAGCGAGCGGCAACCCGGACCGGGCGTTCCTCTTCGGCTCCACCTCGAAGATCACCTTCGCGGGCGCGGGCGTCGCCTTCTTCGGCTCCTCGCCCGCCAACGTGAGCTGGCTGACCGCCAACAACTCCAAGCGCTCGATCGGCCCCGACAAGACCAACCAGCTGCGCCACGTCCTCTTCCTCCGGGACGAGGACGGCGTACGGGCCCACATGGAGCGCCAACGAGCCCTGCTCCAGCCCAAGTTCGATGCCGTCCAGCGCATCCTGGAAGCCGAGCTCGGCGGCACCGGCCTGGCCGAGTGGACCACCCCCAAAGGCGGTTACTTCGTCACCCTTGAGGTCATGGAGGGCTGCGCCGAGGATGTGGTGCGCCGCGCGGCCGAGGCGGGCATCGTGCTGACCCCGGCCGGCGCGACCCACCCGTACGGCGACGACCCCCGCGACGCGACGATCCGCATCGCGCCCAGCTACCCGAGCCTGGCCGAGCTGGAGCAGGCGATGCTCGGTCTGACCGTGTGCGTGCGTCTGTCCGGCTACGAGAAGATGCTCACGACCTGAGCCGATGGTCCCGGCGCCCCGGGGACCGTCCCGGCCATCGGACCGCCCCGCCGTCCACCACACCGCCACAGACGCCCGGGACTCCGCCCGTGAGAAGATCCGTGCGCGGTATGCGGTAGGCACGGTTTTCGACGGTGGAGGTTGGCGATGTACGCGATATCCCTGGACGACGACGGTGCCGAGCTGCGCCCGCTGGAGCCATGGCGCGCCGAGGAGTTCCTGGCCCATATCGACCGTGGGCGGGAGTTCATCGGGCAGCACATCCCGTTGCCGGACCGTGCCACGGACCTGGAGTCGAGCCGGGCGTACCTGCAGTCGTACGCGGAGAAGACCGCGGCTGACACCGGGCGGCTCTACGGGATCTGGACCGACGGCAAGCTGGTCGGCGGAGTCCTGTTCCGGACGATGGACGTCGAGCAGGGCACCGCCGAGGCGGGCTGCTGGCTTGAGCCGTCGGCGGTGGGCAAGGGGCTGGTGACCCGGGCCGTGCGGGTGATCATCGATTGGGTCGTCGAGGAGCGGTGCATCCACCGCGTGGAGTGGCTGGCCTCGGCGGCGAATGAGCCCAGCATCGCCGTCGCCCGGCGGCTCGGGATGACGAAGGACGGCGTCCTGCGGGAGAGCTACCTGTATCGGGGCAAGCGGCACGACACGGAGGTCTGGTCGGTACTCGCACCGGAGTGGCGGGCGGACAGGCAGGTGTCCTGACGCCGCCGTAGTTGGCGAGTCGGCGGCAGCAGCGCTGAAGCGGCCCTTGTTGACGTTCCCGACCGACACCGGGACGGAGATCACGCCCCGGTAGGATCGCCTGTCCATGGACATGCACGCAGGAAACGAGATGGTCGCCGTCCCGCCGGGGCGGGTGACGCTGTCGGATCGGCGAACGCAGCGGAGTTGGTCGACCGAGCTTGGGCCCTATCGGATATCGGCGTTCCCGATGACTCAGGCGCAGTACGCACAGTGCACCGGTCAGCGGCCGAGCAGCGCGCAAGGCGACCGATTGCCCGTCGAGGGCGTTTCGTGGTGGGACGCGGTCCGGTTCTGCAATGCCCTGTCCCGGAGCGAGGGATTGGCGCCCGTCTATCGCCTCCATGCTGACGCCGAGGGTGTTGAATGGGAAGCTTCCGCTGATGGCTACCGGCTCCCGACCGAGGCCGAGTGGGAACACGCGTGTCGTGCCGGTACGGCCGGGGCGCGGTACGGGCGGCTCGACGAGGTCGCTTGGTACCGCGGCAATTCGGGCGGGCGGATCCACGATGTGGGCGGCAAACCCCCCAATGCCTGGGGCCTGTCCGACATGCTGGGCAACGTCTGGGAGTGGTGCTGGGACATCTACGATGCCGAGGTCTACGGCAGCTATCGGGTGCTGCGTGGCGGCGGTTGGTTCGACGAGCACTGGAGCTGTCGGGCCTCGGTGCGACGCCGTAGCCACCCGACTTTCCAGATTGACGACGTGGGGTTCCGTGTCGCGCGTTCCATCGTGCGGTGACGCACGCCCTTTGCCATGGCTGCGGCCTTCCGTCCCTGCGGAGCCAAAGGAGTGTTATGCCGACTCCTGGCCATTCTCAGCAGTCTTATCTCGGCGTTCCACCTGGATTCCCATCGTGTGTGGCCGAAAGTTGCGCAGACGCCCCGTACGGCCCGCGTAATGCTGTCGCACACGTTCGGTGAAGGACCAAGGCAAGGGCATGGGCAGACCGGCCCGGAGGGTGGGGGACTGATGCGTGGCGGTACGAAGCAGAGACTGGGAACGGCCGCGGCAGTAGTCGGTTTGGTCGCTGCCGTCGCTCCGGCGAGCAGTGCCAGTGCCGCGCAAGCGGCGAGGTGTCCCGTTACGGCGTGGGGTCACACCGGCTACTACAAGTGCGGCACCGACCTCAAGGCCGGGTATGTCGACTGGAACCGCGACGGCCGCGTCGATGAGGTCTTCGTGATCGCGCCGGACCGGACCATCTGGCACACCTGGGCGGCGGCGGGAGGCTGGAAGGAGATGCCGGGCAACGGTCGCGCCGACAACATGCTGGGCGCTGCGGAGACGGGCGCTCCGACCCGCTGCGTCATCGTCTATGTCAACAAGGGCTACCACTACTGGCAGAACTGTTTCTACGGTGGGCGCTGGCACACCTGGAAGACCACTGGGTGAGCGGCCTTCGTCGGCACGCCCTGGCCGAGCATACGGTCAGGGCCGTGGACCCGGACCCGGCCGCGTGCGGTAACACGACGGGCAGCGGCCACCGTGCCGAGCCCGCGCCCCCGGCCCGCGCCCGCGCCAGGCCAAATGCGCACCTGACGTATGCACACCTGACGCTACGTCACTCGACGCCAGGCAATGCCGCGTGAGGAGTGTGGATCAGCGCGCCGTCCACTTCGGCGTCCATGTCCCGGCGTCGCGACGCGTCCGGCTGTGTGGAGCCGAGATAATCGCGCGATGTGGCGAGCGCGGGAATGCGGATTGTCGCTGCGCCGGATCAGTGAGTGCGGGTGGACGGGCGTCGGGTCGTGCACGGTGATGCGGCGCAGGTCGTGGTCGGCGGGCCAGACCAGGCGCGTCGGTCCGCCGACGAAGGTGGCCAGCACCGAGGAGTCGGCGATCGTGTCGAGGAGCGGCTCGGTGCCGAAGTCGGGGCCGGTCACCTCGATGGTGAGCCCGAACGCGGCGGCGAGCTCGTCGTAGTACGCGGCCCACTCGGTACCGGGGACGGGATGCGCGCGGTGGAAACCGTGCAGCGGATCCGCCGGTGCGAGCCGTCGGCCGATCACGTCGACGCGCAGTGTGCGCCAGCTACCGGCTCGACCACACCGCAGGGGACCGGGTCGCCCGCACCCTGTCCGCGTGGTCGGTCACCAGCAAGGCCACCATCGCGGCCATGACCGCCCTGTGGGGTCTGCTGGCCGGCATCACCTGCCCCCGCACCGCCATCGCGATCGCCGGTCTCCTCGTCCTGGCAACGCCGTTCCCCGCTTCCCCGATACGATCACGCGCCGCAGCACGAGCGGGAATTGGAGCGGAGCCCCTGAAGGCCGACTGAGGCCGGGCCGCCGGTCTGCGTGTAGCGTCCTTTGGCCCACTTCGCCGCCGGGGCGGGGAGATTTCGGTTACTGCTTGACGTCACGTCAGTTGACGTGCAGCAACGCGACTTTGACCAAGCACTGCCCGCAATTCCAATGAGTGCCCAGGGCTAAACGATTCTCCTGAATTTCGCACATGAGTGCATTCATGTGTTATATGCATTCGGGCCGCAAAGCCACTGCGACCTCGCTATGCTCGCTGTCGCGCAGCGAGTTGTGGCGATTACCACACGTCGCCGCTGGCTGTCGTGGTGCCGCCGATCGCACGGAGGTCCGGGCGTCCTGGGACCCGGCCCCATGCGCGGAACGCCGCCTTGGAATGTGCTGCGGCCAAGCAATGGTGAGCGCGACCCGACGGTCGTCGATCTTGTTCGCGCGGCCCTTCCCCGGTGCCCATATACGCCATGTATGCCGCCCTGTCCCTATTCGTTCATGCTCTGAGGATGCCGATGGTTCGTGCTGGTTCGTCACCCGGAGGGTCGGGGTCCGCCTCCACCCCAATGTGGCTGTTGCCACCCGTACTCCTGGCCGTGTGCGGGGCGGTGATCGTGTGGCTGACGCCCTCAATGGCCCGTTCCCAAGTCGCCTGGATCGGCGCCATCGCGACGGTGGCAGTGGCCGCCGCCGCCGGGGAGGCGGCGCGCCGGGCACGCGCGACCGACGAACTGCGCAGGCAGTACGCCGAGAGAGAGGCGACCCTGCAGCAGTATCTGGCCGAGCAAGAGGTCGAGACGGTGCGGATGGCCAAGGAGACACTGCCCGCGGCCATGGCCAAGCTGCAGCAAGGCGTCACGCCCGATGAGGTGCTGGAAAGCGTCGCCCAGAAGTCCGACGTCAGCCCCGAGTTCGAAGTCGCGCACAAGGCAGTGCTGCGCTACGTCCTCCAGGCCGTGGCGGCCGAGGAAGACCTGCGTGACTCCGCCCAGCGGGCCTTCGTCAACATCGCCCGCCGTGTCCAGGCCATCATCCACCAACAGGCCCAGGAACTACGGGAGATGGAGGACCGCCACGGCCAGGATCCGGAAGTCTTCGGCGACTTGCTGCACCTCGACCACCGGACGGCACTCGTCGGCCGGCTCGCGGACAGCATCGCGGTACTCGGTGGGGCCCGGCCGGGTCGTCAATGGCAGCAGAACGTACCGCTGTTCAACGTGTTGCGCGGTGCGATGTCCCGCATCCTCGACTACCAGCGTGTCGATCTGCACTCCGTGGCCGAGGTCGGCATTCTCGGACGCGCGGTCGAGCCGCTGATCCACGCCCTGTCCGAGCTGCTGGACAACTCCACGCGCTATTCACCGCCGCAGACCCGTGTCCATCTGACCGCGACGGAGATCCAGACCGGTGTGGCCATCGAGATCGAGGACGCCGGGATCGGTCTGACCGACGAAGCCCGCGTCCGCGCCGAGCGTGCCCTGGCACAGCACTCCACCAGCGGGCTCGACCTCGACGACCTGGGTGAGGCGCCGCGGCTCGGCCTGGCCGTGGTCGGCCGGCTCTGCCACACCCATGCCTTCAAGGTCTCCCTCCGTCCGTCCGCGTACGGCGGTGTACGCGTCGTCCTGATCGTCCCGCCGGACCTGATCACCGCGACCCCGGTGCCCGGTGGGATGGTGGCCAAGGCCGCCACCCTGCCGCCGCCCCGGCACAGCGTCGGGCCGAAGCGCTCGGTGACCGCCGAGGAGCCGACGCCCACCGCTTCGCCGCGCAGCGCCAACGGGCTCCCGCAGCGTCGGCGCCGTACGCGGGCCATGGCTCCCCGCATGCAGCCGAAGCCCGCGGCCTCCACCGCCACGGACTCCAAGCCCCCGGTGTCAGCAGATTCACCCCCACAGGCCGGAATGTGGCTGGCCGCCTTCCAGGAGGGCATCTCCGGCGAGTCCCGAGCTGAATCCCCGGCGGATCGGCCCGATGGTCTGAGCGAAAAAGAGTCCGAGCGATAACTGAGTCGTTAAGTAAGGATGAGTAAGTAAGTGGTGACACAGCAGCGGCTCAATATGGACTGGATGCTCGAAGACCTGGCATCCAGCGTTCCGCAGACCCGTGATGTCGTGGTGCTGTCCTCAGACGGCTTGTGTATGGCGCAGTTCGGTACGGACAAGGACACCGCGGACCGCCTCGCCGCAGCCTGCGCCGGACTGCAGAGCCTGTCGGCGGCCATCGCCACGGAATTCCCGCACGGCAACGGGCAGATGAAGCTCGTCGTCATCGAAGTCAACGGCGGCTTCTTCTATCTGATGGCGGCCGGCGCCGGAGCGTATCTGGCAGTGCTGGCCGACGACGATGTGGACGCCGGACTCATGGGAGAACGCATGCGGGACCTGGTCGCCCGGATCGGTCAACACCTCACCAGCCCGCCGCGGGCCGACCGGCAGGTCCCATGAGCGACCCGAAAGAGGAACAGCCCAAGGGCTGGGAAGAGGGCGCTCCGGAACGGCTCTACGTCATTGCGTCCGGCGGGAACCAACCCGGCCAGAAAACCCCCCTGGACATGGTCACGCTGATCGTCACCAGGAACGGGCCCAGTTCGAGCATGCAGCCCGAACTCGCCGCCATCGTCCGCATATGCGACTACCCCTTGTCCGTCGCCGAGATCTCCGCATATCTCCATCTGCCGGTCAGCGTGATCACGGTATTGCTCGCGGATCTGCTGGAGAGCGGCCATGTCGAAGCCCGCGCACCGATCCCGGCCACGTCGTTGCCCGATGTCGAACTTTTGGAGGCGGTGATGCATGGACTGCAAAATCTCTGAACCCGTCGTCGGTCCCCGCAGTGAAGACGTTCTGCCGGCCTCGGTCACCACAGCGGTCAAAGTGGTGATCGTCGGCGGCTTCGGGGTCGGGAAGACCACCCTCGTCGGATCGGTCAGTGAGATCCGTCCGCTGACGACCGAGGAGACCATGACGCAGGCCGGTGTCGGGGTGGACGACATCGCCGGAATCGAGCGCAAGACCGAAACCACCGTGGCGATGGACTTCGGCCGGATCAGCCTCAGTGACGAACTGGTGCTGTATCTGTTCGGCACTCCGGGCCAGCAGCGCTTCTGGTTTCTGTGGAACGGCCTTTTCGAAGGCGCGCTGGGGGCGGTGGTCCTGATCGACACCCGTCGGCTGGAAGTCAGCTTCGATGTGATCGGCCGACTTGAGGAACGCGGTGTGCCGTTCATCGTCGCCATCAACGCCTTTCCGGACGGCCCCACATACCCGATGTCCGAGCTCCGCGTCGCCCTGGACATCCCCGACTCCGTACCCATGATCGATTGCGACGCCCGCGACCGTGTCTCCAGCCGCGATGCCCTGCTGACCCTCATGCGTTATCTGCACACCCTTACCACCACACCCCCGGAGCCCCGGTGACCTCCTCTTCCTCCAGTCAGCCCCGCACCACCTCCGCAACCGAGCCGCCTCCGGAGTGCCCGGCGCACGCGAAATTCGGAAACCCTGACGGACTGGCACGGCTTTTCGGGCCTGAAGCGGCCAAGGATCCCATGGGTCTGTACGAGAAGCTGCGCGCCGAACACGGACCTGTCGCGCCCATCCTGCTGGACGGAGACCTCCCGGCCTGGCTCGTCATCGGCTACCGCGAGATCCTTGAAGTCGCCGGTACGCCCTCCCGGTTCAGTCGTGATTCCCGCATCTGGCGCTGGTTCAAGGAAGGCAAAGTACCGCCGGAATCCCCACTGCTCCCGATGATCGCCTGGCAGCCGGTCTGCTTGTTCCTGGACGGCGACGAACGCCAGCGGTTGCGCGTGGCGGTCACTGATGGACTGGAACGCTTCAGCCGCCGTGGAATTCGACGCCATGTCACGCGCTTCACCCACCAGTTGATCGATGGCTTCGCCTACCGAGGAGAAGCGGATCTGGCCGACGAGTTCGCGGAACATCTGCCCATGCTCGTCATGACGCAGCTGCTGGGAATGCCCGATGAATACGGTCCGCGGCTGGTCCAAGCCAGCAGAGACATGGTGGCGGGCACCGAGACGTCGGTGGACAGCAACGAGTTCATCGTGAAGACGCTCCAGCAACTCGTGGGGCGCAAGCGCGCCAGCCCTGGCGAGGACATCACGTCCTGGCTGATCGAGCACCCCTCTCAGCTCACCGACGAAGAGGTCTGGAATCACCTGCGGGTCATCCTCATCGCCGCGAACGAGACCACCGTCAATTTGCTCAAGAGCACCCTGCGGATGCTCCTCACCGACCCCCGTTGCCATGCGTCGCTGGCCGGCGGTCAGATGACCCTGCCCGACGTGCTGGAGCAGGTGCTGTGGGACGAACCGCCCCTGATGACCATCCCTGGGCGCTGGGCATCCGTGGACACGGAGGTCGGTGGTCAGAAGGTCGAGGCGGGGGACATGCTGCTGCTCGGTCTCGGCGCCGGAAACCACGACCCGGCCGTGCGCCCCGACCCCGCGGTTTCCATGCACGGAAACCGTTCCCACCTCGCCTTCAGCAGCGGCCCGCAGGAGTGCCCCGGCCAGGACATCGGCCGCGCTATCGCCGACACCAGCATCCCCGAGGAGGAGCTGCGCTGGAAATCGGGCTGGATGACGCGGCATCTGACAAGCCTGCCGGTGCAGTTCAGCGCGCGTCGGTCCGGTGCTTCCGCTGAATCCGCCGGTCCGGGGGGAGTTGACGCGGAGACTGAGCGGGCCGCCACGGGGAGCGGCTCAAGGTCCATGGACAAGCTCCTCGGTCCGTCCCCTTCGACTCCGGTTCCGGGTGCACGCCTGTCCTGGTGGCGCTCGCTGAAGGCATGGCTGCGAAGGCGGTAGCCCGGCGCTCCGTTGTGGAGGGAGCGCCCAGAAGCCTTTCCCGGTCAGGAATGTCAGCCGGGCATTGCTCCCTCCATCAGGTGCCCGTCAGACGCCCGTGTGCGGAGGCAACCGCATTCTCGGCTCTGTGCACTGGAGCTTCGGAAAGGCGATCCAAGGCCCTTTCCATGCGGTTCAATGCCTCCGTCATAATCCCCCGGGAAGTGGCATAGCATATACGGATATTGCCTTCGGCAGCC includes:
- a CDS encoding aminotransferase class I/II-fold pyridoxal phosphate-dependent enzyme; the protein is MIRRARRLEPTEDYLFSFIDHTRALADQAGLAPIPLGVGDCDLPTPPHIVAAMQQAVRQPELHRYPPYQGTGALREAATGFLERRYGLKADPATEVVVTLGSKEAMAHLALAFVEPGDVVLVPDPAYPVYATWARFCGGEVVRVPLREENGFLPDLDAIPRQVARRAKVFWICYPNNPTAALANTGFYDDLARFALEHNILVASDAAYAEIYYDTEPPPSFLTSPGAMRCGIEFHSLSKAYNMPGWRVGFATGNAEAVDALRTAKTHTDSGTFGAIQQAAVAALTDTTGYPDRLRAVYRERMRLLCDGLEAAGLEVLRPRATFYCLVRAPDGLTSEGFAKRLLEDARVLSIPATGFGPGGEGYVRLTVCADTSLITEAVDRITATTW
- a CDS encoding helix-turn-helix domain-containing protein, coding for MTKSTPQITCGHCRRTFQRPKPTGRTPRYCSAKCRSASYRDRTATPARPRSYDDDVVRISRALLTKAQVLDHLAHNQVQALPLEAVEQCVALQRDLCDVTAVAIRQALSNGALWPQIARAMNSSASTLKVSYSEEKVDKILAKRADRGPARPRRPAGLHDGRRPRILSQTSCWLPGQPGYPLTRALSYLGRTGGKPTVRDLAVSTGVSTSYIYRIMSGERTPTWEVAAGFARACDADPDDLTFLWNTAHELPLLPPSGQTYRQAVHALQAALRGLRLAAACPEIPTLLRPGTAPLTVGAATALLSAHPPAAGFLRWPVVRALAVALHGEPDAIRPLWERVHALAGTADDAERGRSWPAEAFG
- a CDS encoding aminotransferase class I/II-fold pyridoxal phosphate-dependent enzyme, coding for MTIVLSSDALAGLLDRARRDYEELAARGLKLDLTRGKPAPEQLDLSGDLLTLPGGRHTAADGADVRNYGGLQGLPELREIFAGLLQVPAGQLLAAGNSSLELMHDCLVHALLSVLPGAEARWADQGRVVFLCPVPGYDRHFALCERFGIEMIPVPMTEAGPDMDVVERLVAEDPAVKGIWCVPKYSNPSGVSYSDETVARLARMETAAPDFRIFWDNAYAAHHLTDEPVQIADLLAACTASGNPDRAFLFGSTSKITFAGAGVAFFGSSPANVSWLTANNSKRSIGPDKTNQLRHVLFLRDEDGVRAHMERQRALLQPKFDAVQRILEAELGGTGLAEWTTPKGGYFVTLEVMEGCAEDVVRRAAEAGIVLTPAGATHPYGDDPRDATIRIAPSYPSLAELEQAMLGLTVCVRLSGYEKMLTT
- a CDS encoding GNAT family N-acetyltransferase translates to MYAISLDDDGAELRPLEPWRAEEFLAHIDRGREFIGQHIPLPDRATDLESSRAYLQSYAEKTAADTGRLYGIWTDGKLVGGVLFRTMDVEQGTAEAGCWLEPSAVGKGLVTRAVRVIIDWVVEERCIHRVEWLASAANEPSIAVARRLGMTKDGVLRESYLYRGKRHDTEVWSVLAPEWRADRQVS
- a CDS encoding formylglycine-generating enzyme family protein, giving the protein MDMHAGNEMVAVPPGRVTLSDRRTQRSWSTELGPYRISAFPMTQAQYAQCTGQRPSSAQGDRLPVEGVSWWDAVRFCNALSRSEGLAPVYRLHADAEGVEWEASADGYRLPTEAEWEHACRAGTAGARYGRLDEVAWYRGNSGGRIHDVGGKPPNAWGLSDMLGNVWEWCWDIYDAEVYGSYRVLRGGGWFDEHWSCRASVRRRSHPTFQIDDVGFRVARSIVR
- a CDS encoding sensor histidine kinase; amino-acid sequence: MWLLPPVLLAVCGAVIVWLTPSMARSQVAWIGAIATVAVAAAAGEAARRARATDELRRQYAEREATLQQYLAEQEVETVRMAKETLPAAMAKLQQGVTPDEVLESVAQKSDVSPEFEVAHKAVLRYVLQAVAAEEDLRDSAQRAFVNIARRVQAIIHQQAQELREMEDRHGQDPEVFGDLLHLDHRTALVGRLADSIAVLGGARPGRQWQQNVPLFNVLRGAMSRILDYQRVDLHSVAEVGILGRAVEPLIHALSELLDNSTRYSPPQTRVHLTATEIQTGVAIEIEDAGIGLTDEARVRAERALAQHSTSGLDLDDLGEAPRLGLAVVGRLCHTHAFKVSLRPSAYGGVRVVLIVPPDLITATPVPGGMVAKAATLPPPRHSVGPKRSVTAEEPTPTASPRSANGLPQRRRRTRAMAPRMQPKPAASTATDSKPPVSADSPPQAGMWLAAFQEGISGESRAESPADRPDGLSEKESER
- a CDS encoding roadblock/LC7 domain-containing protein, coding for MDWMLEDLASSVPQTRDVVVLSSDGLCMAQFGTDKDTADRLAAACAGLQSLSAAIATEFPHGNGQMKLVVIEVNGGFFYLMAAGAGAYLAVLADDDVDAGLMGERMRDLVARIGQHLTSPPRADRQVP